A section of the Humulus lupulus chromosome 2, drHumLupu1.1, whole genome shotgun sequence genome encodes:
- the LOC133818913 gene encoding WD repeat-containing protein 26 homolog, which produces MGGMESTDPPSKRVKFPLEESNIFLEDSTRKIPIAYSLGDLMAKPLLSLGDEEMIGPNGVIRKTEFVKVITKALYSLGYTKTGAILEEESGIPLHSLLVNEFMQQVVDGKWDDSLATLQKIDLLDENAFKLATFFIKEQKFHELLKIGNLDGALGTLRNELVPIHINIGRVHELAACIVSPSTCLTLCLLSQDTEVAKSRSKLLEKLQKLLPAAVIIPDRRLEYLVEQALDVQCDACEFHNTSKSDLSLYSDHHCGKNKIPNQTLQVLRAHSDEVWFLQFSHSGIYLASSSKDQSAIIWEVKEDGQVSLKHVLTGHRKPVSIVSWSPDDHQLLTCGLEEVVRRWDVSSGDCLHVYEKNGIGLVSCGWFADGRGIFSGMTDKSICLWELDGKELECWKGQRTLKISDMAVTDGGKKIISICKHTAIILLDREANYERLIEEEEVITSFSLSKDNKFLLVSLINQEIHLWNLDGEIKILAKYKGHKRTRFVIQSCFGGLEQVFVASGSEDSQVYIWHRDSGELIMTLPGHSGAVNCVSWSPANLQMLASASDDRTIRIWGLKNQSNLMRGKVCQRNGEVIHNHFNGRV; this is translated from the exons ATGGGAGGTATGGAGAGCACTGATCCACCTTCTAAACGTGTAAAATTTCCTTTGGAAGAATCGAATATCTTCTTAGAAGATTCAACACGAAAAATTCCTATTGCTTACTCTTTGGGAGACTTGATGGCTAAACCTCTACTCTCCCTAGGCGATGAAGAAATGATTGGCCCAAATGGAGTTATAAGAAAAACAGAGTTTGTCAAAGTCATAACAAAGGCATTGTACTCACTTGGGTATACTAAAACTGGGGCCATTCTTGAGGAAGAGTCAGGAATACCATTGCACTCACTGTTGGTTAATGAGTTTATGCAGCAAGTTGTTGATGGAAAGTGGGATGATAGTTTAGCCACATTGCAAAAAATTGACCTCTTAGATGAAAATGCTTTCAAGTTAGCAACTTTTTTTATCAAGGAACAGAAGTTCCATGAGCTTCTTAAAATTGGTAATTTGGATGGTGCTTTAGGTACACTAAGAAATGAGCTTGTGCCTATTCATATCAACATTGGTCGGGTTCATGAACTTGCCGCATGCATCGTTTCTCCTTCTACATGTTTAACACTTTGCCTTTTAAGTCAAGATACTGAAGTTGCAAAATCTAGATCAAAATTGCTAGAAAAACTGCAGAAGTTGCTCCCTGCAGCAGTCATCATACCTGACAGAAGGTTGGAATATTTAGTTGAACAGGCTCTTGATGTTCAATGTGATGCTTGTGAATTTCATAATACATCAAAAAGTGATCTGTCTTTATATTCGGATCATCATTGTGGAAAAAACAAGATTCCAAATCAAACATTGCAG GTACTGCGAGCACATAGTGATGAAGTATGGTTTCTTCAGTTTTCACACAGTGGCATATATTTAGCTTCATCATCCAAAGATCAATCAGCAATTATATGGGAG GTTAAAGAAGATGGTCAAGTTTCATTAAAACATGTATTAACTGGTCACCGGAAACCAGTGTCGATTGTTTCATGGAGTCCTGATGACCATCAGCTGCTGACATGTGGACTAGAGGAGGTCGTGAGGCGCTGGGATGTAAGTTCTGGTGATTGCCTCCATGTTTATGAAAAGAATGGCATCGGCCTGGTCTCATGTGGATGGTTTGCGGATGGTCGAGGGATATTCTCTGGGATGACTGACAAGAGTATTTGCTTGTGGGAATTAGATGGAAAAGAGCTGGAGTGTTGGAAAGGTCAACGTACCCTGAAAATATCAGACATGGCTGTAACTGATGGTGGGAAGAAGATCATAAGCATATGCAAACATACTGCTATAATATTGCTTGACAGGGAGGCGAATTATGAGAGGCTGATTGAAGAGGAGGAAGTAATCACTTCATTCTCACTATCCAAGGACAACAAGTTCCTATTGGTCAGTCTCATAAACCAAGAAATCCATCTTTGGAACTTGGATGGTGAAATTAAGATTCTGGCCAAGTACAAAGGTCATAAGCGTACACGGTTCGTCATCCAGTCTTGTTTTGGTGGACTTGAGCAAGTGTTTGTAGCAAGCGGTAGCGAAGACTCCCAG GTGTATATATGGCACAGGGACTCAGGGGAGCTGATAATGACATTGCCTGGTCATTCTGGAGCAGTGAACTGTGTGAGCTGGAGCCCTGCAAATCTTCAAATGTTGGCTTCAGCCAGTGATGATCGGACAATTCGAATATGGGGTTTGAAGAATCAGTCCAACTTAATGAGAGGAAAAGTTTGTCAAAGAAATGGAGAGGTCATTCACAACCACTTTAATGGAAGAGTTTAG